A window from Leptospira wolffii serovar Khorat str. Khorat-H2 encodes these proteins:
- a CDS encoding bactofilin family protein: MALVKNSSEVTNSTIGENSYFNGKFFINGSLKIDGKFEGKSLQAEQLYIGASGKVRTNITAASVIVEGIVIGNITARNRVMLLPTSRILGDIRTPELIIQNGVVLEGRCIISSDLKHSNKDHIELEYAKDSLTLERLFGKQTASAREA, translated from the coding sequence ATGGCACTTGTAAAGAACTCTTCCGAAGTTACCAATTCCACAATCGGCGAAAATTCCTACTTTAACGGAAAATTCTTTATCAACGGATCCTTAAAGATCGACGGTAAATTCGAAGGAAAGTCCCTACAGGCGGAACAACTTTATATCGGAGCTTCCGGAAAAGTCCGCACTAATATCACCGCAGCCAGCGTGATCGTAGAAGGAATCGTAATCGGCAATATCACCGCAAGAAACAGAGTGATGCTTCTTCCTACTTCAAGGATTCTCGGAGATATCCGCACTCCTGAGTTGATCATCCAAAACGGAGTGGTTCTGGAAGGACGTTGTATCATCTCCAGCGACCTCAAACATTCCAATAAGGACCATATCGAGCTGGAATACGCTAAAGATTCCCTTACTTTGGAAAGACTTTTCGGAAAGCAAACGGCTAGCGCAAGGGAAGCCTAA
- a CDS encoding PdxA family protein yields the protein MVPILITEGDPCGIGPEILESSREKLETLARDRVFLFISSHSSKSYTGWKEVSDPKNLSGPGLYLWRTSALSGSEEKKLETGKPSEVSGKSAFKTLEAAVDLQKKIGGNLITLPLSKEWVLKSGVKGFRGHTEYLADRYKRPTYMLMAGRQLCVLPLTTHVPLKKVPFYLKKIHIPSLISAIRSAPLRKGGEIAFLGLNPHAGEGGKVGDEEKKILSPMISKMRKKGLSVTDPISADGAFSESGRSKYSLYLACYHDQGLIPFKMWEGKFGVNLTLGLDFVRVSPDHGTAFDIAGKGKADPESLIQCLDWASGVHSSEDDLRRFY from the coding sequence TTGGTCCCTATCCTAATCACAGAAGGAGATCCCTGCGGGATCGGTCCGGAAATCCTAGAATCCTCTCGAGAGAAACTCGAAACCTTAGCCAGGGATCGGGTTTTTCTTTTTATCAGCTCCCATTCTTCTAAATCCTATACTGGCTGGAAGGAAGTCTCGGATCCCAAGAACCTATCCGGTCCGGGGTTGTATCTTTGGAGAACTTCCGCTCTTTCCGGATCGGAGGAGAAGAAGCTGGAGACCGGAAAACCCAGTGAGGTCTCGGGAAAGTCGGCATTCAAGACTTTGGAAGCAGCAGTGGATCTGCAAAAGAAAATCGGCGGTAATCTCATTACGCTTCCTTTAAGTAAGGAATGGGTCTTAAAGTCCGGAGTAAAGGGATTCCGAGGACATACGGAATATTTGGCGGACCGATATAAGCGTCCCACCTATATGTTGATGGCAGGTCGACAATTATGCGTGCTTCCATTAACCACTCACGTGCCCTTGAAAAAGGTGCCTTTCTACTTGAAAAAAATCCATATTCCCAGTTTAATCTCCGCGATTCGATCCGCTCCTCTTCGCAAAGGAGGAGAAATCGCCTTCTTGGGTTTAAACCCTCATGCGGGAGAAGGGGGGAAGGTGGGAGACGAGGAGAAAAAGATTCTCTCTCCCATGATATCCAAGATGAGAAAGAAAGGCCTAAGCGTTACGGATCCGATTTCCGCCGACGGAGCCTTTAGCGAGTCGGGTAGGAGTAAATATTCTCTTTACTTGGCATGCTATCACGACCAAGGATTGATTCCTTTCAAGATGTGGGAGGGAAAGTTCGGCGTGAATCTCACTTTAGGGTTGGATTTCGTGCGAGTTTCGCCGGACCACGGAACCGCTTTCGATATTGCGGGTAAAGGAAAGGCTGATCCGGAGAGTTTGATCCAATGTTTGGATTGGGCCTCGGGCGTTCATTCTTCCGAAGATGATCTCAGGAGGTTCTACTAA
- a CDS encoding GNAT family N-acetyltransferase has product MPIFRRLRPDESPSIHLLLLADPSEVEIRSYLDRSDCYVLEREEGERIGQVLILRKDESKMEIMNLAVEEKLQGQGFGRILLENSIQVAKDAGARTLTIGTGNSSLSQLGLYQKCGFEIFSIDKGFFLRNYKEPIWENGIRCKDKILLHLDL; this is encoded by the coding sequence ATGCCCATTTTTCGAAGACTCAGACCCGACGAATCTCCATCCATACATCTTCTACTCTTGGCAGATCCAAGCGAGGTAGAAATTCGCTCTTACTTGGATAGATCGGATTGCTATGTGCTGGAAAGGGAAGAGGGAGAACGGATAGGTCAGGTTCTGATCCTCCGAAAAGATGAATCGAAGATGGAAATCATGAATCTTGCCGTGGAGGAAAAATTGCAAGGCCAAGGTTTCGGGAGAATTCTTCTAGAAAATTCGATCCAAGTCGCGAAGGACGCCGGAGCTCGGACCCTTACGATCGGGACCGGAAATTCAAGCCTCTCTCAATTGGGCCTCTACCAAAAATGCGGGTTCGAGATATTCTCCATCGATAAGGGATTTTTTCTCCGGAACTACAAGGAACCGATTTGGGAGAATGGAATCCGGTGCAAGGACAAGATTCTGCTACATCTGGATTTGTAG